In Streptomyces sp. NBC_01408, one DNA window encodes the following:
- a CDS encoding GH1 family beta-glucosidase, translated as MTNTPTNTSTDTTRGRGKLRFPERFLWGVATAAFQIEGAAALRGPSIWDTFCRTPGKVHGGDTGDVAVDHHRLWREDVRLMAALGLGAYRFSVSWPRVLAGGIGFYDALVDELLSYGIRPCVTLYHWDLPQELETGSAGGGAGGGWPERETAYAFAAYAATVAEALGDRVELWTTLNEPWCSAFLGYGSGVHAPGRTSPADSLRAAHHLNLAHGLAAGVLPASASVGIALNTSAVRPLTGSAADLDARRRIDALANRIFTGPLLHGAYPEDLMEDTAAVTDWSFVRPGDEALIHQPLGFLGVNYYTPTVVSAAPAGGGPRADGHGATAHSPWPAADTVAFHQPPGELTDMNWSIDPTGLYDLLMRFTREAPGLPLLVTENGAAYAPELHDPRRIGYLEKHLASVHRAIADGAPVEGYFLWSLLDNFEWSYGYSKRFGIVHVDYETLARTPRSSAHWYARLARTGAL; from the coding sequence TTGACGAACACGCCAACGAACACGAGCACGGACACGACCCGGGGGAGGGGCAAACTCCGCTTCCCGGAGCGGTTCTTGTGGGGTGTGGCCACGGCGGCCTTCCAGATCGAGGGCGCGGCCGCGCTGCGCGGGCCGTCCATCTGGGATACCTTCTGCCGGACGCCCGGCAAGGTGCACGGCGGCGACACGGGCGACGTGGCGGTGGACCACCACCGGCTGTGGCGCGAGGACGTCCGGCTGATGGCCGCGCTCGGGCTGGGGGCCTACCGGTTCTCGGTGTCCTGGCCGCGCGTGCTGGCCGGTGGCATCGGCTTCTACGACGCACTCGTGGACGAGCTGCTCTCGTACGGGATCCGGCCCTGCGTGACCCTGTACCACTGGGACCTGCCGCAGGAACTGGAGACGGGATCCGCCGGCGGCGGCGCGGGGGGCGGCTGGCCCGAACGGGAGACGGCCTACGCCTTCGCTGCGTACGCGGCGACCGTCGCCGAGGCGCTGGGCGACCGGGTGGAGCTGTGGACCACGCTCAACGAGCCCTGGTGCAGCGCCTTCCTCGGCTACGGCTCCGGGGTCCACGCCCCCGGCCGCACCTCCCCGGCCGACTCCCTGCGCGCCGCCCACCACCTCAACCTGGCCCACGGTCTGGCCGCGGGGGTCCTGCCCGCCTCGGCCAGCGTCGGGATCGCCCTCAACACCAGCGCGGTGCGGCCGCTGACGGGCTCGGCCGCCGACCTGGACGCGCGCCGCCGCATCGACGCCCTCGCCAACCGGATCTTCACCGGTCCCCTGCTCCACGGGGCCTATCCGGAGGATCTGATGGAGGACACCGCCGCGGTGACGGACTGGTCCTTCGTCCGCCCCGGCGACGAGGCGCTGATCCACCAGCCGCTCGGCTTCCTCGGCGTGAACTACTACACCCCGACGGTGGTCTCGGCGGCTCCGGCCGGGGGCGGCCCCCGCGCCGACGGCCACGGGGCCACGGCCCACTCCCCCTGGCCCGCGGCGGACACGGTGGCCTTCCACCAGCCCCCCGGCGAGCTGACGGACATGAACTGGTCCATCGACCCGACCGGCCTCTACGACCTGCTGATGCGCTTCACCCGGGAGGCTCCCGGCCTGCCGCTGCTGGTCACCGAGAACGGCGCCGCGTACGCCCCGGAGCTGCACGACCCCCGGCGCATCGGCTACCTGGAGAAGCATCTGGCCTCGGTCCACCGGGCGATCGCGGACGGCGCCCCCGTGGAGGGCTACTTCCTGTGGTCGCTGCTGGACAACTTCGAATGGTCCTACGGCTACAGCAAGCGTTTCGGCATCGTCCACGTCGACTACGAGACCCTGGCCCGCACCCCGCGCTCCAGCGCCCACTGGTACGCCCGGCTGGCCCGGACGGGAGCCTTGTAG